The Periplaneta americana isolate PAMFEO1 chromosome 16, P.americana_PAMFEO1_priV1, whole genome shotgun sequence genome segment GTATATAAGGTATAGTTTAACTGTCAAGTATAATAATTGTACTTACTTGCTTCTCATATGACATATTTTCTTCTGAAATCAAGAAACTAAATGTGGTTcatgaaattaacatttcacGATCGTGGAAACAGGTCTACCAACTgctgtatttaaatttttagagaaaaaatAATGTGCAGGCAGAAGTATCCAGATGCCCCGAACCCTGTGAATTGTTTTTCGTTGAAAGATTGAACAATTCAAAATCGCATCATCTGGTTGACATTTACGTGGAATGTCCCaggataaattaataataccaaAGTTGACCAATTATAATTTACAGAATGCAATTCCGAAgtgggtgaaggaactaagatctaaatcgaggctgacggTAAGTAGcgtaacgcaagtaggagatagttcagggagcagtgatgaaggaagaggggaaaacaaggtgaaaaagtatgacttaagaaaatggtgtggaggggaaattaatcgtgagaaaagaaaactaagacctaaataaagtagcaatgtgggaaagttagcagtgaaaagtgcaaatagttaGAGATGTGAAGTGAGAGGAATTGTGTAAcacaggaggggggggggggtaaaaaaTTAGAAGTAtggtatttttttataataatggcTTCGGAGTAAAGTAGTGGAAGAATTGATGTCAGACAAGTAAAGACTAGAGGAAGAATtgcaataacaaattaaaaataagtaatgaccTAAATGACTTGGACGAGAGGCGTAAAATGGGTAGACGGacctgtatactaataatgtgaactGCCGCCTCAACAAAAGGTATGATTTCaccttcactttaattttcttttgaaatttattgtatgtattatcactgtaaacttttatatataggctatagttgttctctggatccttgtggtcaccttTATCGAggggcagatggttttatttcataaatcatatatatatatatatatatatatatatataattagtagTTTCGTAAATTGTccccgacaccccgcttttttcCATCATGAGCTACACGATGTTCACGGAGATCGCCAGTGGCCGCCATGATGTTTCGAGGTGGCGCGTGTCTCGAATGGAGCGAGATGAAGCGTGAGAACGCGAGAGAGGGAGAGTCTGCAAGGAAAGTAGCAAGTTGCATGGTACGTGCGGTAGGGGCAGAGAGGAAGGGTGCggtccatgttctggagtttatcccctgaatttatagtattgattagtagaaattgtagtgatcactgggagagctgtaaccTCACCCAACTcgtcctaaatacgtaccttatatATGAAAATAGTCATGCGTGAATGATGAACACGGCCATATTTGGTTAATATAACAATggttttcagtgtcgccaacatagtaataatactacacacctaatcaaacctaacttaaTCTCTCTCTCAATActgcacacctaatctaacctgtcacataatactacacacctgtagtaacatccctcacatttagtataatttcctTTGCATGCATTGCCGGgcttggtgttggtgttggtagCTATCTAGTAGAAGTGGATCGTAATTCCATGAAGAAAATATcgagactttcataataattacatttacttcGTTCAGTCTCTGtcttgtgatatattaaatgtgttaatgtagtaataattctatatataatacaataagaattgaaatgtgttgtggttttgataaaagtgttgaaaattggtttatagcgccacattggcagtgataaaagtgtacaTTATTCGTTCAGTGGCTAGTAGATACCCTACATTAAccacatatttttgttttctttaactgcgttaactttttattttgtgaagaaaataatacagaatactACTGATATTACACATTATTCTTTtaaaaactatattaacaaacaaaaattttcacGAAATTTCGGCAGGTGTATGAGACATGGCCCAACCACTatcttgatgcacttggggagctatgatgctagcaaaatccggttaagaaagccgTTAACAACTGTTGGGAATCATACCTCACGACACCTCCATTCTGAATGCTTGATCGTCCActtctacttcggcatgtggacgtgaggtaaGCAGCCCACTGGTTGGTATAGGCATTTAGGGGTGCTGTAGCGCCACGACattaacaaatacaaataaaaaattttatttattccaatCAATTCAGATTCTCACttcagttttcattatttgaagCCTAACTTCTTCCAatagtacagtaattattttgtaactataATAGCTGTAACTTGAGGAATGTAAAACTGCACTTGATACTGTTAGCAAAAAATGAATCAAAGTATCTTATCTGTAGATATAAAGTTCATAACAACGAGATATTTCGACATCTCTCTAACCTAGTACTCTCGACAAACGAAAAAGCCAACGAACTGGAAAAACAGCTGCTCATACTATTGCAAAATATGTATGCACTGAGAGTACCTCTACGCATATTACAAAATTCTTTCACGGTATTTATAGCCAAACATGCACTTCAATCATCTTACCGCTTCTGCTTGCAAACATGAATTCCTCAATTGCTGAATGTGTGAAACTCTTCCCATGAACGTTATATTTCAAATGGTAAAtgtatattattacgtatatacaATTAAACATTTCTCGGGTTAAGCATGCATCCTAGCGGCAACTCAGTTATAATGATTGAACAGTGTTTAAATACTCTTCAGAAACAGCGATCATATCTAATTTCAAATGCTGATCGCTTATGTAAAGAATGTGGCTACTTGAATTGATGTGTCCTTGTCTGTCAGAAACCTTTTCGAtacagtttttatataaaaaaaaacctctCAGTAGCAGTGGACATGAGTTTCAAGATTTCCACATTTAAAATCATATTTCGACAAATTTCCGCACTTGTGCGCCCAacataatatgaaagaaaaagcgattctgagaaaaaaaattccGACACTCGCTTTCAGCCCTTGTACATGAGTGTATTTACTCTGAGATTTCCCCGATcttcaggagagcctgagtggAATAAATTTCAGCCACCTGTATTACATTTTAATGACATCGCTAGTCTAAGGGCGTATATGGGTTCAGAGAGAGCTGCAGGTTgagaaaatttatataaaaaattgcatTTCAATTACTTTCACCTGAGTGCGTGCATGTGTTCTCTGAGTGAACGAATCGGagaagtttccccccccccccacaaatcGAAATTAAGTAATTTTTCTCGCGCGTGCGTACGTACATGAACTGTAAAATTTCCCGACTGTGAGAAACTTTtcccacagacatcgcatttgaatggcttttcgcctgTGTGTATACGTGTATGTGTTATGAGGGCGCTCAATATAGAAAAACTTTTGCCACAGACATCACAGTTGAATAGTCTTTCACCTGTGTGCATGCGTACATGAGATCTAAGAGAGTCCAACATTGAAAAACGTTTACTACAagtatcgcatttgaatggcttttcacCTGTGTGAGTGTATAAATGGGATCTTAGAGAACGTAATATAGAGAAAGTTTTCCCACAAATATCGCATATGAATGATTTTTGGGCCATATGCGTGTGTATATGGGATCTGAGGGAATCCAATATAGCAAAACACTTTCCACAGGTATCACATTTGAATAGCATTTCGCCGGTGTGCATTCGTACATGTCTTCTCAGAGAAGCGGATTGTGAGAAACTTTTCCCACAGGAATCACATTTAAATGGCTTCTCCCCGGTGTGGGTTCGTATATGATTTGCCAGAATGCAAGAATCTGAGAAACTTTGCCCGCAGGAATAACACTTGAATGGCTTTTCGCGTGTGTGAATGCGTACATGTCTTCCAAGAGTGGCGGATTGTGTGAAACATTTCCCACAAtaatcgcatttgaatggcttctcgcctgaGTGCGTGCGAACGTGGGTTTTCAGATGTCCTGAATCCGAGAAAATGTTCCCACATGAACTGCACTTGAATGGTTTTTCGCCGGTATGCAAGCGCAAATGTCTTCTTAGTGTGGCGCGTCCCGAGAAACTTTTTCCGCAGGAATCGCATTTGCACGTCTTCTCGCTCGAGTGTGTCCTTACGTTAGTTTTCAGATGTCCTGATTCAGATAAACTTTTCTCACAGGAATCGCATTTGTACGGTTTTCCTCCTCTGTGTGTTCGTACGTCAGCTCTGAGATGTCCCGATTCTGTGGTGTCTTTCCCAGAGGAATCATATTTCAGTAGATTTTCGCCAATCTGCGTGCGTACCTGTCTTAGGACAGTCCCCGATTCTGTAAAACACTTCCCACAGGCATCACATTTGAATGTCAATTCTGTGTGACTATTGCACAATGGCTGCATATTGCTCTTTCTTCTATGCATGTAGTCGTAAATCTCTGATTCAAGTGCACTTTCGGAACCAGGGTTCAATGACGATACACCATTTTCCGGAGTTGTGTGCATCTTCTGCGCTACAATACCATCACTGTACAAATTGCTGTAATCAAAAAAGTTCCCATTAGTGAAAGCTGCGACCATCGAGACaccaatagtaataaaaatatcaaGAAATTGTGCGATGAgtaaattccaaaattataaaTTGATATGCAAGAATTTTGCATAAAATGCCAAATCAAGGACTATTCCAATTCTGTAACCtaatatgttaatattagaaacaacaacaaccaaatttcttggcttaaaaatcgataatgagttaaattggagaaatcatattaaagaaattacaccaaattaaattcagcataGCTTGCTATTAGattttcttagtaggttattttacgacgctgtatcaacatctttggttatttatcgtctgaatgagatgaaggtgataatgccagtgaagtgagtccggggttctgcagcgatagttacccagcacttgctcatattgggttgagggaaaaccccggaaaaacttcaactatgtaacttgtcccgatcacctggtttcgcggtcagacgtgctaaccgttactccacaggtgtggacgtgctATTAGATGTatacaaaagatagtaaatatcaataccttaaaaagaatatactttgcatacttccacatGGCATTgcgttttggaataatattctggggaaatacccacagatagtaacagtatatttctattactaaAAAGTGTAATTAGAATAAGAATATATTGctaatctagggaatcgtgtaggacagttttcagaaaactacaaataataacCATGGCTcgtcagtatattttttcgttAATAATCTTctttgtatgtaatcgtgaaaactttgtatctaattcaacagttcatagcataaatacgcgtcaaaaatgactttcatattccatcagcaagtctatcgttcTATCAAAAAGGAGGGcgtaaaaaaaattttaaaaattttaatagccttcctaacgatataaaaaatgaaactcaaaacgtaagattatttagggtcaaattaaagaagtacctaatttttcacaccttttctgtaggtgaattaatgacattcaacaatgcttcacgaaattgataaaattttgtgttgtactagtaggcaATATTGtcaacctcttctgtatatatttgaactagactgtgactataaattaaaactttataatagtattaagtttttttgatttgttcaatattctagctgtgaagcaatgtatcaataccatggaatgttaataaatacaatacattcaCCGACAATCCATAGCACCAGTATTGCACGTCAATCATCATATTAAGAAATGAAATTTGAGTAACACGATTGTACAAACCCGTCTGCGAATAAGCCGTACGTACTATACCATACCTAAATTCCTATTATAATATTCGACGTAGCCCACATCACAAACAGAACTGTTGTCTAATTTAAGTGTCTTTATAAGTTAGACggattaaatgaggggatagctaagtgagaTTAAGCCGAGGTAAGTTGAGaggattatttaagtgatatgaggACGAGGAATTGTGTAGTGTGGGGAGACATCGAAATTTCACCTAATATTTATATATCAATTCTTGTCCATTGTAAACGAATGATGAATGGTTAAACGCATTTAAAAAAgaacaaatattaattttaaaattgcaatatttGCGTACTTCTCTCAGTAATTTTACCACAGCCATAAGAGTAGTGATGGTCGACAATTACAGAGACCCCGCAGTTGTCTTTCTATGTTTTATGGTAATAGGTTGTCATCCTCTTCATCATTTACTTGGACCATCGAAACAAGCAGGAAAGGAATACAAACACACCCACCTCTGAGTCAAGACTTCTGATTCCACTGTCCTTACTTTCAGCAAAGACTCCTCTCTTACTGTAGCCATGCCAAATGGCTCTGCctgcaaataataaatataatagtgAAGTTGGTACCATTTCTGGTGTATAAATACACGCAACATGTGTCCTGCATTAAAGAGAGTGAAGTGGAGTGAAACAATGGAGAGTACATAAAATGAACCACTGACATCGTTAAATAAGCAAAAAAAGGACGTAAAATATAGTACTGAACACAAGATACACATACCTTCTTAGATAATGAAAATGAGGacgcgatgataatgatgatgatgatgatgatgatgatgattaggtggcggatgttgatgaaaagttaacttcttatttttcacattagaacgatgcctattaatatagaaatcctttccatgttaatatcaacgtaaaaaaataatttcttacattGCATTTTTTGAACTAACAggtcattttaaattttttcggtattttttagtcatttttaatactttgaagaccTTTTAGACAATTTGGAAtcaattttactttcttctttactgataggtctgttaaataattttctaagcaaaaaggttagtagtaattacctactgaataagtgaataacagtgaagtttgagtttcatagtttggaacagactctgaagtccatccctcattccactgaaggtcTCACTTCATGTAACGGAAGTAATaaaaaatgcttgacagcagcctAGTTTATGTGAGGACTtagaccgctactgttcttttgtcggtacgaggatatctttagaatttctgtttggaaggggggaaactttcaccgtgtcctggacagtACGTTGCGTCCTCAACATGGtttggaagggatgtctactgtagtacacaatattttgaacacaaagattgcaagaatgcacgctgcgcccacaatttttgtcattcacgctccctcatctggaagactggtaacaaaagtgaagcccGGAAGGAGGAAGAGACAGAGAATGaagacactgacatggaccattccacattgaaacacattgtaaaccctaatTAAAATCCATAGTGTTCTCTTacaaccttcattttgttgcatgttcttttcctatattttagccaaattccaggaagttgcatCCTCTCTCCGAGTTTTGCAGGGTACTCACTGAAACTATGTgactaatttttaataaattgtgatgggagtacggtgaataatatttaaatgtcactttcttttaattttatgttatttttgcattagtttaagggcattttaatgatcattttaagtatatttttaggtcatcaacaccCGCctctaaatgatgatgatgatgatgatgatgatgatgatgattatgggaAAATACTCCTACTTCCAATTATGGAAGGCATCATACACCAGCAGCACGTCCATGTCGTCTCTTGTGTTGTATACTATATATCTAAGGCACTCGCCATCAGATAAGATTCTGGGCAGCAGACACATTTCCCTTTTGCGGGCAGCAGTCAGCAAGCAAAGGAAGGGAAGTTACACTGTGTAGAAACAGtattagttgttgttgttgttttctaatgccaggcgtttgacagtaaagtcatttgacctcttgcactccaatatttttcaaagatattatcatgaccagccaatgaagcacagatgttaaatggcaagttgtagcctatttaagtgaacaccatattttaacgttttagtggctacttcattcacacacaacccccgaatgtctggaggaccacacctgctgttggtcgaagggtccattggacctagctgggagatcttgttgatcaccagctttccctccttaagccactggaggacgattttagtgccatagcaggtcagcactaggaacagaaaagtagaaagaggaggaaggaaagggaaatgaacccctaggcctcgaatgctctaatgccgtcgggatcGAAGAAAGTAAAGAGTCCAGTCAGacgactggataggaaagggtaaagagggaattaggtattggatagagaaaaattataccaaattcagtcattaaagcatcaagctgaccagtgctaatggatgagtagcccctccctttagttcagctcgtaaaattatgcttactaacagctgcaccacgggaaggcagggatgggacattgggtatttgtccaggttggttccttaaagccttcaatgggaaggattaatggctctcccccctgtatccgacagatacccttttgcagccgaaAGAGTATGAGTAAGTGAAGCGATAATAAGCGTCATAGCCATACGATGCCCGACTTGATTTGTTCATCCCGTGCGGGAAAGTATCTGAAGCCCAATAGGGCACTGTGATGACGGTGCCTGATGGAAGGCATATAATGCAATATAACTCTAGGTTGCAAATCAT includes the following:
- the LOC138691666 gene encoding zinc finger protein ZFP2-like, producing MDVIKKEPEVDPLAIQSNDCTDTDEKKPLSEEGSLLDLHVAGIKTECVDHSCDLTSEREVKESAVPTEFVCIKYETEAEPFGMATVREESLLKVRTVESEVLTQSNLYSDGIVAQKMHTTPENGVSSLNPGSESALESEIYDYMHRRKSNMQPLCNSHTELTFKCDACGKCFTESGTVLRQVRTQIGENLLKYDSSGKDTTESGHLRADVRTHRGGKPYKCDSCEKSLSESGHLKTNVRTHSSEKTCKCDSCGKSFSGRATLRRHLRLHTGEKPFKCSSCGNIFSDSGHLKTHVRTHSGEKPFKCDYCGKCFTQSATLGRHVRIHTREKPFKCYSCGQSFSDSCILANHIRTHTGEKPFKCDSCGKSFSQSASLRRHVRMHTGEMLFKCDTCGKCFAILDSLRSHIHTHMAQKSFICDICGKTFSILRSLRSHLYTHTGEKPFKCDTCSKRFSMLDSLRSHVRMHTGERLFNCDVCGKSFSILSALITHTRIHTGEKPFKCDVCGKSFSQSGNFTVHVRTHAREKLLNFDLWGGGETSPIRSLREHMHALR